The genomic segment taaaacTCATGCACAAATTGCATCTAATGCAGGCTGTTAGCAAAACCAAACCCTCGCATTAGCAGCAACCTGACTGCatcttttaaggatttttaaAAAGGCATGTAACAGGTATGTAAGATGCTTAGAAAATGTAGTTTACAAAGCTGTATGGAGCCGAGGCATTCCCGAAGGAGTACATACTTAGTCTGGAGTGCAGAGAGATTAGAGTGAATGTGACATTTTGATGAGCATTTCAAGAGAAAATTTAGTAATGCTTAAAAGATAGTGACTGATATTGAAAAATCATATCAAGATCTTATATACAGCTAATTACCCTCAGGTTCTCCATTAGGCTCTCCTCAGCTGTAATGTGGACTTGTAGCTTAGACCAATCTGAAGCAGGGGAGGACTTAAAAAGTCCTTCACGTACAGTGAGACACTGCTCAAATGCACTGGCAAGCTGTGGTTGATGCCATGATGAGGGCAGCTCTGTAATTACTTGATGAAACACACGCCAGTCTGCAATATACTCAATCATCATATCTCCACTCCAGGTGCCTGCATGATAAATAGCACTAAGAAACAGTTTTTGGTAAGATGTACATAACTTGTACAAAAGTTATGCACTAGAATTATCCAATATACATAAAACAGCACTTCCCCTTACAGTATGGCACAAAACTCATTATACAACATATAGTACATAGTACATTCTCACCTTTGTTATCGGTGAGGTGCTGTGCCACTTCTTCTGCCAGGTGGGGAAGGATGGGGGCCAAAGAAAGTAACAGTTGGTGTAGTAGGTGATGGAGGACCAACAGGGCTGACATACGCCTGCTACCCAGACGAGCATCACAGTACAGTCTGTTGCATCAATGAAATTGCTGAGACATGTCCACCTTTTGAGCTATGGGttgatttagaaaatataaattttctTCTGAAATACATATTATGCACTAAGAAGGATCAGACTTTGTTATCTGTAGGCAGCTTGCCAAGCTAGATGTAGGGATATGGTTATGTGCATGGTGTTGTTCAGGAACTCATCCCAGGTCTACCCTTCACTACAAAATTTTGAACACATTATCCAATCATCCTCataccttttttatttttttgtattattacaTCACCAAATCAACAAAACCTATCACTTAACCCTCTCATACATAAGATGCACATCAAAAAACTTATTTAGATTAATTAAAAATAGAGGTTTTGGTGTAAATACATAAATTTTTCACGAGTCAAAGTTTCACAAAAGTAATGAATTGGCAATGCTGATGATTCCCAGAATAGGCTAGCCATTAGATAATTTGTCAGTACCAGCCCGTGACTCAGGCTGTCTGCACGTAATCTGAGATGAATGCTGACttcagttttccttcattttcttgagATCTAACAGACATCATAATGACAATAGTACCATTGTAAAGCTCACAAAAAGATGGTTTAGGGAGTTTTTATGAGATTATCATAAAGATCATTTCCTTGTGAATTTAGTGATATATAATACATGCCTACTTATGAGTTTCAAAGGAAAGTAAACAACTTCTATGTCAAAGTTTTGCAAGGTATGCAGAGAAGCCACAAAGAAAACCTTTGAAACTTACTGGTGCGTGTGGGGGTTGACTGATACTCTCAAGTCTATCATCCATTTCTCATACAAATATTGAGATATGGATTctgttttggagagagagagagagagagagagagagagagagagagagagagagagagagagagagagagagagagagagagagagagagagagagagagagagagagagagagagagagagagagagagagaactattttCTAGGCATGGTGTGCTAGTCTCCCAATAGAGTACTCAAATAAAATTAACGAACTTAATTTTACTGGCAATGAGTTTCAAACAGAGAGGCTAAGATGTGCAATACAGGTTATTAAGATGGGTAGGTTGCGCAAAGACATTTCTTCAGGAAAGACTTCATTAAACTCAAAGTACACTTAGTATTATTTTCTCAGACTGGATTTGTTTATTAGTGAGGATGATACTTCATTTTAtttgaattaataaataaatcatcatTTAGTATTTTCTATTCATAGTCCTGTACCATATGCAGAAACCAAACTAATTGGAGACATGGTCAACTTAATCTAACTCAAAGGGATGGTGAACTATCTCTTCTGCAATCCAGAGAATGGAAAGGttgaaaaaggtcaagaaaatCTTTCATGAAAAGTATTGTCCACAATCAATAATGTGACAATCCCTCTTATTTGAGTACAACTTTACatgcttttattcttttactgaAGCCTTTTATAAGGCAGATAAATGAAATCTGAAGTACAATCAAATGATGTTGGCAGAATCACCCTTGTCATCATCATAACTATATAAACGGCACACACATAATATGTTCAGACTTGAAGGTAAGGAATATACAAGGCAAGTGAAGAAATATCTAATTCATGGACAGTGCTGAAGCTATTTGCCAAAGTAAAGACTATGACAAAGACTTTGTGACTTGATATACAAAATTAAACAtctaacaaaacacatgcaggTCATCAACTCTTTTAGGTGAAAGGTTActttaaaaatacgaaaatccAAATTTTAAAACTGATTTTAAAAATTGAATAAATGCAGATGAATTGTAATTTATAAGTCTGATGTATGAATGTTCAAAATTACCAATAGAATGCTTTTGCTCTTAGTCCTGATTTACAACTGCAGAATTTTGACttcagaataaagaaaaaataaaataaaataaaaataaaataaaatagataaataaataaataaaaaaaataaaaaaataaaaaaaataaataaaaaaaataaattaaaaataaattaaacaataataataataataataataataataataataatgataataataataataataatagatataaaaataaataaataataaataaataaataatgaataaataaaaaagaaaagaaaagaaaaaaaataaataaataaaatttacaACACAAAACATTCAAGAATGCATAAAAAGTGTGAAGTTGGCAATTTATTATTTTGATGAATTTTCCCAGATAACGTTTTGAATTTTTCCTGAACTATGATATCAATGTACAGAAAACTGAAGATTAATTGTACcttatgaaaataaacaaacattttaattttctcattctcACCTGTCACGGATGGAAGAGATGTACAAGCCTGAGAGTGTGGTATTGATGAATGTGAGAGAGGCCTTGGTCACCCAGTTGTAATGGAAGTTGTTGTAGTGCAACCAAATCTGGATGAAAAGGTCAAGAAAAGTCTGATCACAGAGAAACAAAAGTGTGTACTGGAATGGAAGTAAGGACAGTAATGCCATGAGAGTGAAAAGATGGAGCAATGTgggtagtaaaaaaaattatgagtgtgTAGCTCAAACTTTTCTTATTGCAGCATTTATCACGGAAGCCTTACTAACTGCCAGGCCATGAAAATCTAACATCACTAAACATATGAAAATGACCAAGTAAATAACATCATGTTAATCATTGTCTAAATAATAGCATATGGATGACTAAATTACGTGCATTACAATCCTAAAGACACTTGCCAAATGAATGAAATATGTCAGATCAGATCAAATCAAATGATCCTCGTCAGTGAATCcactttgtgttttctttgttggtTTCAATGTTATCTCAATTCATGCTTTTCCTTCACCCTTATTTTCCAGATCTCAGATatatattatttgttgtttctgATATCCATCCTTGGTACACTGTACACTGTACTGCCAAGACGATGGAAAGAAGTTACAACAAGATTTCTTGATATTAATTCACAGACACAACATTTTACAGTtgatgaagcaaaggaaaggagaacttcagaaaaaaaaaaaaaaaaaaaaaaaaaaaaaaagataaaagataactGGACCAAATCTTTAAATCTTACACCTATGAGCCATCATCACTATGCATAACAAACTGTCATGACACGgtaatttttgtttcataaaATCAACAtcctttccattatttattacaATTGGGTGAATCAATTCTTACACAGTGAATAATGTGACATTACCTCAATGGGTACACTTGCAGCAACCATCCTCTTCTATtaatgaattattatttttatttatttttatttattatcattatttttatttatttttataaataaaataaaaataataatgaaaaaaataaaaaataaaaaaataaataaaacaaaataatgctTAATATGAAATTAAAAACAGCATAATTTTGTTTGCGCTTTCTGCAATATACAACAACTGTCAGATCTATAAGTGCTCCTTCTTTGCATGAAATGAAGAACAAGGATTACCAAGATGTTAGGGTATGCTGCCCTACCTTCAACCTCATCTGAGGATGGATGCATTACTCACTGAGTCACTCAAAGGTTCTGATAAGCAGAAATATAACTTGCTGTAAATAAAATCTGGAATATTAAGTAACTGGCAGGTAAGATACCATGTCAGCATATAGGAGTTCCATTTGTTCTAACTAATGTTTACCATTTATACAAGTTGATTCAAGAAGTGATGTGGTTAATAGTATAATATGTCATACATCAATGATGTTTATTTGGTACAATGGAAAAATATGAGACTACAATAGAAGAGATTACTAAGGATAAATATACTTATATAATAGGTCTTAGACAATAAATGTGTCAATGTGATGCAACAAATGAAAGCTCTCATACTAAGCAACATAGCATTCTTACTCATTGGTAAACAAAGTCTGAAAATAAACCTACTTTTTGTATATGGCCATGAAGGAGATGCAGCATGTAACGATCGATGGGTCGCAAGTCCTGGACAGGGAGGCTGTGTTGACAGGGTTGGTAATCCCTGACGGAACCAAGCAAGAACCTGAGCACAGCACGTATCTTCTGAACACTGTCCCGTCCCTGTTCAAGATGCTGCTGCCCAATGCTCATGGTGGAGTGGTCTGCTGCATGGCTTCCAACCCACCACCTGCATCACACAGCAATCATGACAGCATGATATGAAGACTCAAATTTGCAAACCTATTCCAGTGAGCTACTTCCTTTCTAAGGTATTGCAGTACTATATAGCAGAGATGCACTAGATACTAAATTTTAGAGCTCTGTTGAGGCAGAGGGATAGTCAGGTATGTACCTCTCATAAAATGCAGTTGTGGACAAAACTGTGAAGGTTAAAATGTTAATATTTGTGGACACAGTTACAgattacttttatttccatatCTGTGGTTGTAGAAGTGGATAATTTTTAAACATACTAAAGTAATACAGAGTGTATTGTATCTGTGACACAAAGCTCCAgataggagaaaaagagaaatgaaaaaaaaaaataataataaaataaataaatagaagagatattataaaagaagtaaaaatatatatttttaagaatgaagaagcagaagatgGGGAACTGAGTACTGGAggcaaggagatggaggaaggggatggaTGGAGAAAGGTTGAAAAGCAATAGGGGACAGCAAAAAGGAATGCACAACTTCCTCTcaacctctaattcttcactccttcctcatcctccctccttatatttactctctctACTTGCTCTCTGTACTCCCATGCTCCTCTTTCACTCTGCCTCTGCTTTCTTGTCCCATGTACAACACCTGAAATATCTCTGCTTCAGcaggtccagagagagagagagagagagagagagagagagagagagagagagagagagagagagagagagagagagagagagagagagagagagagagagagagagagagagagagagagagagagagagagagagagagagagagagagagagagagagagagagagagagagagagagagagagagagagagagagagagagagagagacctaagaGAAAGATTAgtgattttgaaaaaaaaaaaaaaaaaaaaaaaaaaaaattgaagatggTCATAATGTTATACCTCCATCCTCTTCAATATGAATaaaatggtaatggtggtgataatgtttcatattaatttttatgGCAGTGAAGATGATGACAAGTAAACAGAGacaatgagtggtggtggtgattaccTCAGTACATCAGCCCCATAGGCAGGGTTTCTGGAGGAATCCCTTCCTCCATCAGTCACCTCCTGCGGATCCACCACATTACCCAGAGACTTGCTCATCTTGCGTCCATGCTCATCCAGGGCAAACCCATGTACATATATcatcctgaaaaaaaagataaataaaaaataaataaataaaataaaataaataaataatataaaaaaataataaataaataaataaataaatgaaataaaataaataataaataaataataaataaataaataaataaaaaataataataataataacaaaaataataataatgaatataaattaacaaatataattaattaattaattgattaaacaaaataaaataaagtaaaataatgcaTTCTGCATTATGATGAATTAAGGCTCATTCACgtataaaaggaaataagaaacagTTTTCCCATGAAGCTCTGCCAATTATGAATAATTATGTGGGGGAACCAGTGACAATCACCTTCTTTACTAGCAACTTTGAATCTGATAATCGGTTTCAAAACCAACTGCCTAAAACATAACACTATCAATTTAGGGACTCAATGGTTATGGAAGGATTCCCTGTATTTATCATCAATCTTTCAGTGAGCAGTTATCATATTTCTTAACCAAGtgtaatggtgatgacaataatgTTGGCCCTAATTAAGCTGATGTACACACAACCCACTACTTCTTTACTCAATAAACTTGATTCAAAGCACTTAATGATgagttttttggtgtgtttctcTATTAACAATTATATTTATCAGGTTTTGTGAGAGAAAAATCATGAAGTTTAGTCTCTATTTTTTCAATAAAGATTGCACCAGAATCAAGTTTCAGTCTTTTAGTATTATTAGTCACAGAGCACCACTGTAGTTTGATTTTAATCAAATTAATGTCATAACTGTAGCCTAATGTCAAAGATTATATGAATTATTAATTTAGAGTGATCTATAGCTTTAATCTAAATGAAGACAATTACAAGGAGTATAAAAACTTTCTTGTAatgcaacaacaaaataattactatgaaaaatatatatacatacattcatcTATTTCCTAATACAGTTGCTTCTAAGATGGGTTTTTCCACCATGGCATGGTTAAAAATATCTAAGGAATCCTTTAACTTGGCTCAAACTGCTGTTGTCAGTACTGTGAGCCATGAGCTGTTCCTTACATCAACTAATAATCTTGGGCCAAGAAAGTAAAAATTCTGATCAATGCCAAAAACCCAAAGGTACACTGCTGTACAGAATTACTGTTGGAAGCAAAAAAATTATTGGATGGCAAGAGTttattttcagaaaaaaaagtattaaaagtattaaaaaaaaaaaaaaaaaaaaaaaaaaatatatatatatatatatatatatatatatatatatatatatatatatatatatatatatatatatatatatatatatatgataaataaaaaaaaataaataaaataaataaaaaaaaggtcacCTAAAGGGGATTAAAACACGAACTAATGTTATGGCTTTCACCCTATAATGCAAATATACCAGTAAGTCAAATACACTGTATGCTGAGTTCTTCATTGCAAATGAAATATTGGAGCACACAATAGATAAGTTGCCATCTGCAGGGCATTAATGCACTATAAGGCTAATCACATTGAAAGTAACCTTATCGAGGCAAAATGTGATAATAGCAAAAGAGTCTTGCTACCATTTTGCAGTTTAGTAGTTGAGACTCATTAAAATAATGCATTTTTGTCACTATTTTTCTTACAATATAAGGTCCCCGTATCAATTAGTCCCATCAGGAATGACACACGTGCATCCTATAAAAATTCCAGATATATCTCAAACAAACTGTCTAAATAGAGGAATATAGGTATCTGTATTTACTTAACTACATTTTCTTCTTAGTCAACCCTGGCAGCATTGTAGTTAAAACATAAGGCATGCCCTCTTTTGTCTCTTAATGATCTTCCATCAAAGCTGAGCAAACAACACACCTGTATGGAGCCTTCCCAGTGGCTGCTACAGATGTGAGCAGAGATGAAAGGAACCATCCATTGAACTGGTCCACTCCTTCCAAGTAGAGATCAGCTTTGGGTGCTCCCAAGACACAGTGCCATGATGAACCAGAATCAAACCAGATGTCTAGAATGTCTGATCCCTTACAggcaataaataacaataaaaatagaaaatgccATGAATTGTTTTACGTAATGACTTAATGCTAATCCTATCATCAGAatttaaaggtttagtgatcTCATCAAGTAATGCAATGCAACTTAATCTTTCTATAAAGTTAGAATCTGATTACCATGACTTAACAGATTtttcatatactcgtacatacttATGTGTATTATGCCATGACCTGAGACAGTAATACTGGGCTTACTTTCTTGGGTAGAGGTTTGCCATTCTTTTGCAGTTTCTCTATCAGTGCTGGAGGAAGTAAGTCATTCTCTCCCTTACTCCACCAGCtatcactcccttcctcctccagcaccttGGCCACATGCTGAATGATATTCCtgtgggaaaagggaaaggtgaTACCAATATATTCATTAAAGCTGCAAGATCCTCCATTTCACAATTTGGATTTGCATAAGCTTGCACCTGTAGTCAGACCCATATAGTGTAGAAGGGAAAAGATCATTTGCTATTTAGCTGTCAATGCAAATTAGCATCTTATGTTGTTCCCTTTATCCAACATCTCCTCTTTATATTAATGTCTTTTAAGTTGCAATATTCATTaaggcaaaggaagaaaagggcaaTCTTTAAATATGAGTAGAGCTCCCTTCttatgagtggatggatggatggatgagtggatagatggatggatgtatggatggGTTCAGATCATAGTAACTGCACTAGGTGCGCAGTTGGGGGTCTAAAGTGACATGCGCTTCCTGCCAGCTGACCAGGTGTGGTAGGAgggattttttttgggggggcaggGGGGAAGAGTGCAGAAAGagctggagggggagggggggagtcTCAGCCATGGGTGACAGTTGAATGATAGCAAGAAAGGTTCAAAATAATAAGTCATTTGTTATGTCTTAGCCATCCTGACCCTGTTAAATTGGAACAGAAATTTCAGTCACAATTGTGTACGGGTTAAAGATACTTATTGAATGGTGCTGGCGGAATTTTTGGCCACATTTTTCTATCAAGAATTACCATTTACTGCAATCGCCTAAGATATAAGCAATGTATATCAATGGACCAAGGGtcctttcttttagtttattaAATGGAAAGTAAAGTGTATatgcaacaggaaaagtttcaccagaattCTTAAAGTTAAAGCAGTCACCTTTTTTTTAGGACCAAGCTGaaagtaggcaaacttccagcaggaaagAAAGGTCGACATTAAGTGACAGAGCCAAAAGAGGTGCAATTgtagagaaaaataggagaccccatcaggtccatgagtCTTCTGAGGGTTACGGACAGgttgaggaaggaaataacaaaCCAGAACTACATTTGCCTCTAATTACCTCTAATTCTGTCTCCCTTGTGTATAGGCATGTGGTTACAAAGCAGGCAACTTAAAAACAAGTAAATCTTGTAAAAAAAGGCTCTTTCTTATGCCCAAACATATGTGAATGCCTCTGGCTCCTACCTGTCTACAATAGGCTGGTTAGTGTCAGGATCATAAAATACGGGGATTGGTGTTCCCCACACACGCTGACGAGAGATGCACCAATAGGGGCGATTTTTGAGCTGACGGATCATCCCTGCCTCCAGCCGCTGAGGAAGTATTTCAACTTTCTCCAGGGCAGCCTGCCAAAAGAGGATACAAATTCATCTTTTTATAATATCATCACACCAAACAAATTGTACTCAGTGAGCAGGAAGctgtgtaaataaaaaaataaacatcaaatacacacacacagagagagagagagagagagagagagagagagagagagagagagagagagagagagagagagagagagagagagagagagagagagagagagagagagagagagagagagagagctacaaaACTAGTCAAACACAGAGAGGCACACAGCCAAACATAGAGAGCCACACTGCCAAATATACAGTCACAGTCAGTCAAACaccatacacatacataatcaCATATGCTTctgattttctttaattttcatattatttactatttaaaaTATTATCTATCATCCTGTCATCTAAAATTCATGTATATTCTACtcttactctcactcactctcaatTTCCTCCTTTTATGCAACTTTCCAAACTCCTACATTAATATTATTCATATGTTCTAAGTCATAAAATGTAACAAATTCACAATACACAATACCTTTGTGCATTTTACAGAGTTCATAGCATGTGATTTGTTTCTGCAGGGAAATACTATATCTCTTTGTGTAAGTAAGGCTGTAGGGAAAAGTATCCTGATTTATGAATTCTTGATTACAAACATTTCTGAGGAACATAACTAATTCATCAACTGTGATTCCCCTGTAGGTATATACACATTTTAGACTGTCACATCCTACACCCACTCATTCTCTTAGGACAAGAGCTCACCAAGGCAGCCTCTTTGATGCGATGAGTGTCAATGAACCACTGCTTGGTGGCCCGGATGATGACAGGTTTCCGTGTACGCCAATCGTAGGGATATGAATGTGTGTACAACTCCTCTTTGAGCAGCAAGGATCCTCTGGGCCCTCCAGTATTAGCTGTGTATTTACCAAGGAATGTTACATGGGTTGATACATCAAATCTTGGTTTCACAAGAGCTTCAAGAATACATAATAGTACTATATTAaaaatgattaagaaaaaaaaaaagaaaaaaaaaaatagaggatcTCAAGTGAATATGAAGCCCCTCCAACTGCCTAGCTGCATAATTTCCTGGATACATAGCAAATCATAAGCTACTCTGTTTGGACACCATCATCTTCAAAAATCAAggtataaagggaaaaaaaatttgacaattttttttaagtcatgATTTTTTCACAAGTAATTTTTTGCAATACCTTATAAGCTTATCCTCTCAATCCATCTATATCTCTCTGATGTCTCACTTCCTCTAACAGCACCTCCTAAGAGTGTGACCAAAGTATAAAAGCCTCCAGCTCTCCCTATCCATACAttcctttcttgtttatttaagCACCCAGCCTCTACAAAGACCTCTTTCACATACATACTCCTTgctctccttttatcttccaaGTTGCCTTCCTCTCTTATTAGCATCTTCAACTTCAATCACATAACCTCCTTTACAAACTCTTCACTCCTCATTCTTTCGACCTGACCATACTATCACACTGAGTTCCTTTTCACCCATTCCATCTTTTCACAAGTTACACCATTTGCACAGATGCTTAAaccacacacactttcaaatGTTCTCACTCTCCCAAGTTACTCATGCCCCTCTCTGAGAATCTATTTCCACAGCACACTCTCTAGACTGCTGTGTCCTATTCCATACTCAGGTCTCTCATCCATGCATCAGTGTTTCTTAAACCTCTCTTTAAGTCCACAGACATATTTCCCCTTCATGATTTGCAAAATAATCCTATGACACATCTACCtttcacaaccttctctctTATCAATCCATCCATCTGACCATGTTTATCTAACATTGTTCACTCATTTCcaccattccctctcctccaataaCCACCTCATATCTGCCTACAGCTGGCACATTGATCCTATGAGGTATGGTAAAGTCACATATCTCCATTTCCCTCCACTCAGAAACCATCTCCTTACCTTTACCAATATTTATCTTTGGTTTTCATTTTACACACAACTTCTAGAAATTATCCAACACTCTGAAATTCCCTTTACTCTGCTAGTAAGACagtatcatctgcaaacagaCATGCTACTATAGTCCATCTCACTCTGTTCTATCTTGAACTTGCACCAGCATTTCCTAACTTAGCTCTCACCTCCCTCATACAGCAATTCATTAAAACTATTATATAACCACAGGGATGAGATGTCACACATCTTGTCTCACTACTGTTCCTACATCAAAACTTTCTCCTAGCCCTCAATCCACCCTAACACACATACTTGCATCTCTATAAAAGGCCTTAGTTCCTCTTAACAACCGCACTCCAGCACCATAAATCCTAACATCCAAAGGGCTTCCTCATCATATTTTCTCTAGGTCCTTGAATGTTACACACAACTTTTAATTCTTTCCCAAGTACTCTTCTACTATCACTTTAATAGCAAAGATCTGATCCATTTTCTAATATCCccaaaaggaacacacacacacacacacacacacacacacagagaaaactGAAATGACCTCTCCCTGTTTCTTCCCTCAGTAGAACCACAAAGAACTGATCCAATAATAATGCAAAATATGAcatatttccttttaattttaaatCCTcccaaaaacaaagaaaatttcaCTTATACAAAATCAGAATTTAATCCATGGAAATGCATATGAAGTAAATCAAACACTTGTATGTTTTGATGACAGATATTAATTGGGCTTTTTTGGTGAGTTTATATGAAGGATTTAAATGATTATTAATTAATACTAGGGCAATTATTGTTGTGCAAAGAACTCATAATTGTACAGGAAAAGGCTAACCACAGGCCTATGCTTGTAAGGACATAACACTTACTCAAAAGTTGCAGAACAGAGTGGTTGCCTTCCTCCAATACCTTGAGTCCCCTGAGTTCTGTCATcaccccatccataaatttgccttGTTCATCCACTTGGCACTCCTGAAAATGGGTAGTACTCTCTGCAGTCAATCTGAAGCACACTTTAAAGGCACAAGAGATACAGATCCCTAAACAAAAGACCATCTcagtagatatataaattaaatattaCCATACATCAGACCAGTTTGATCACTCACAAAATATTTACATTTAAGGACGATCTTCTAATAGTTATTACAATACCTCATCACTTCTCCACCTCACTAAAATATGCCATACCATGAAATCACcctaacaacaataaaaaaaaatcaataataatgaaaatgatataGTTTCTGTTTTAAAAATTAAGGTCTTAAGGTGATCtgatgttaaaaagaaaagaaagaaagaaagaaagaaaccagaGTAATTAAGAGTATGTCAAACAAAGCCTTCATTAAATATATAATTACCTAGAttgcaagaaagaagaaaccaaGAAGCTTCAGAAGAGTATTTTTAAATAAAAGTCTGCattattatttacatgaaaTTTTCATCCTCAT from the Scylla paramamosain isolate STU-SP2022 chromosome 17, ASM3559412v1, whole genome shotgun sequence genome contains:
- the LOC135108419 gene encoding isoleucine--tRNA ligase, mitochondrial-like, translated to MPSANVAAVFTPRSCRWKTLGHTLHHRTLCSVKGGRRRGADPSTHYSATVQLPRTSLPFRVSAANRAQLEASVQQAAGFESLYAWQRGQNREKEFVLHDGPPYANGRPHIGHAVNKILKDITLRQKLLQGYKVHYIPGWDCHGLPIELKATQVDKKKKTPANQLSSYSDPLEIRNNAQRFAKEALEIQRSVFQRWGLLADWSEVYRTLDPQYVTRQLHLFIDLYEKGFIYQDYKPVYFSPNLGTSLAEAELEYEPQHVSPSVFLALPVTSALPATLDRLPSAAQSQLYLPIWTTTPWTLPLNQAICFAPDKSYLLVWVYWKNRRLALVWSEELLHELERIVGKDQVTVMCHIEEQELAALRYQAPLDHRECPCLPASHVTMVKGTGLVHTAPAHGHEDFLMALQYKLPVECQVDEQGKFMDGVMTELRGLKVLEEGNHSVLQLLTNTGGPRGSLLLKEELYTHSYPYDWRTRKPVIIRATKQWFIDTHRIKEAALAALEKVEILPQRLEAGMIRQLKNRPYWCISRQRVWGTPIPVFYDPDTNQPIVDRNIIQHVAKVLEEEGSDSWWSKGENDLLPPALIEKLQKNGKPLPKKGSDILDIWFDSGSSWHCVLGAPKADLYLEGVDQFNGWFLSSLLTSVAATGKAPYRMIYVHGFALDEHGRKMSKSLGNVVDPQEVTDGGRDSSRNPAYGADVLRWWVGSHAADHSTMSIGQQHLEQGRDSVQKIRAVLRFLLGSVRDYQPCQHSLPVQDLRPIDRYMLHLLHGHIQKIWLHYNNFHYNWVTKASLTFINTTLSGLYISSIRDRLYCDARLGSRRMSALLVLHHLLHQLLLSLAPILPHLAEEVAQHLTDNKDWRVFHQVITELPSSWHQPQLASAFEQCLTVREGLFKSSPASDWSKLQVHITAEESLMENLRMLQTSHTSSHSGLCELLQVSHVTLETDQDQKDGFSLRLSKAQGGKCLRCRRYTTEGGAELCARCLEVISSHE